From Saccharibacillus brassicae:
TTCTGCCGCGCCGACTCGCGCTGCGCGAGCTGGCGAATCAGATCGTTGCGGGCCAGTACCGTTGTCGGAAATATCGTTTGTCCCCGTTCGACCAACACACGCAGCGTGGAGTCGAATCCGGCGACCAGTCCTTCTTCCAAGCTGAGACGCGCTTTTTCGCGGATCAGTTCCACGCCCGGAAAATCGCGTCCCGGCTCGATATAATCGGCCAGGCAGACCACTTTGTCGAGCAGGGTCATGCCTTCGCGGCCGGAGGTGTGATACCGGATCGCGTCGATCACTTCGCGGTCTTCGATGCCGTATTCGTGTTCCGCCACGTAGGCGCCCACTTCCGAATGCCACATCGGCGCGTCGTAATTCAGCAGATCGGCGTTCATGCCGTTCTCGGCGATGACCGCCGACTGGCGCTGGACGGGCCAATATTTGGCCACGTCGTGAATGATGGCGGCAAGCTCCGCCCGGGCGGGATCGGCGCCGTAGCGCTCGGCAAGTTCGATCGCCGAGTGCATGACGCCGAGCGTATGCTGCCATCTGCGCGCCGGCATCTGCGCCGAGACGCGATCAATCAGTTCCTGGCGCGTGTACCGCATGCGCATCGCTCCTCCGCAAATAATCGTAGACGTTATCGGGCACAAGATAGCGCGCGGACACGCCTTTCTTGAGCCGGTCGCGGATTTCCGTCGAAGAAATTTCGAGCTGCGGCATGTCGACATGGTCGATCCGCTCCGCGACGAGCGCGTCGAGTCCCGACGTATCGAGCTTGTACCCGGCCCGGCCGACGGCCGCGAAGCGGGTCAGCAGAGCCAGCTTTTCGATCCGTTCCCACTTGGGCAAGTAGTTGACCATATCCGTGCCGACGATGAAATGAAAAGACGCGTGCGGATATTTCGCCACAAGCTCGCCCATCGTATCCGCCGAATAAGAGACGCCTCCGCGCCGAAGCTCGATATCGAGCGTCCGGAACGCCGGCTGCGTGCCGATGGCGAGCTCCACCATATGCAGCCGTTCCTCGCCCGAGAAGCCGGCTTCGGCTTTGTGCGGAGGGATATGGGACGGCATGAACCAGACTTCGTCCAGGCCAAGCGCCTCGCGCGCCGTCTCGGCGGCGACCAAATGCCCGATATGGATCGGGTCGAACGTTCCGCCCATGATTCCGATCTTCACAATCTTTCACTCCTCCGCTTCGCTTCAAGGCCGCCGCATTCGCGGCGCCGCCGGATTACGGCAGTACGATTTGCTTGTTTTCTTTCGATTCTTTGTACAGCACGATCGTGCGGCCGATAACCTGTACCAATTCCGCTTCCGCGGCTTCGGCCAGTTTCGATCCGAGTTCCTTCGGCTCTTCGTCGCAGTTTTTGAGCACCGTGATTTTGAGCAGTTCGCGGGTCTCGATCGCTTCGTTGATATGCCGAACGAGCTGATCGTTGAATCCGCCTTTGCCGATCTGGAAGATCGCGTTCAGATGATGCGCCTCGGAGCGCAAATAACGTTTTTGTTTGCCTGTCAGCATAAGTTTGATAAACTCCTCTTTTTGGAAAATGCCGCCCGCACGGCGGGGTTCGCCCCCAAGGCGGACGGCCGTTCTTATTCATTCTTTACCCATTTTGCGTCAAATCTCCATGCTTGCCAGCACCGCGCGGCGCATGGCAGAGACCGGTGCCGGCACGCCCGTCCAATATTCCAGCGCATAAGCGCCCTGGTAGACGAACATGCCGAGTCCGCCGTGCGTCCGGCAGCCGCGCTCGCGCGCAAGGCGCAGCAGGCGCGTCTCCAGCGGGTTGTAGATCAGGTCGCTGACGATTTCCGTCCCGCGCAGAAGCGCGGGATCGAGCGGCAGTCCGTCCACGTGCGGATGCATCCCGACCGACGTCGTGTTAATGACGAGATCCGCGCTTTCGAGCGCCTGCGCCGCACGGTCCGCCGGCAGCGCGACCAGGTCGATCAGGTCGCTCCACTCGCGCGCCAGTTCTTCGGCCCGCTGCGTCGTCCGGTTCAGCAGCGTGATCCGGTCCGGCGCTTCGGCCGCGAGCGCATGCACGATGCCTCTTGCGGCGCCGCCCGCCCCGATCACGACGATGCGGCGGCCCGTCAATTCGGCCGCCGCCTCTTCCTTCAGGGAGCGGACATACCCGATCCCGTCCGTATTGCGGCCGATCAACCGGCCGTTCTCGTTCACGATCGTGTTGACCGCGCCGATCCGCCGGGCGTCTTCGCCCAGCTCGTCGAGGTAGGGCATGACGTTTTCCTTGTGCGGGATCGTCACGTTGATGCCCCGGTAGCCGTCTTCGCGCACGGAACGGATCATGTCCCCGAGCCGCTGCGGCGTCACATGGATCGCCGCGTACTCGCCTTCGAGGCCCAGTTCCCGCAGCGCGGCGTTATGCATCGCCGGGGATTTGGAATGCGCGATCGGATCTCCGATCACGCCAAGCTTGAGCGCACGCTGTCGATTCACGGCTTATTCCTCCCGAACGCGCGCCGGTCGTCAGACCAGCGAACCGCGCATAATGACTTTTACGCCTTTCGGCGCGTGAACGGCCGCTTTGGCGCCGCTCTCCCCGTTCGCTTTGATCCAGCCGAGACCGGAGATGAACAGATCCTGGGCGCCGCCTTTGGGAATGCGGAATTCGTGCCGCGTCCAGGCCGGGATATTCTGCCCGCTTTCGAGCGACGGCGGCGTCAGCAGCTCGCCCAGATGATCGGCGTACAGCTCATCGGCGCGGCCGAGCTTCGTCCGGTGCAGCTTGAGCGCTCCGCTCGTATAGAAAGTGAACGATTGGCGTTCGCCTTCGACGAAGTCGAACCGCGCCAGTCCGCCGATAAACAGCGTCTGGCCTTCGTTGAGCTGGTACACGGCCGGCTTGAGCGGCTTCTCGGGCATGATCTTGACCATATCGCCCGGCGTCACCAGTTCCGTGTAGCGGGACGGGTAGACAATCCCCGGCGTATCGACGATGTATTTGCCGTCGTCGAGCGGGATATTGACCATATCGAGCGTCGTGCCCGGATACCGGGACGTCGTCAACTCTTCGTCGAGATCGCTGTAGTCGGTAATTAGGCGGTTAATGAGCGTGGACTTGCCCACGTTCGTCGCGCCGACGACATAGACGTCGCGATCGCCGCGGCGATCAGCGACTTCCTGAAGCAGACGATCGAAGCCCAGATTTTTTTTGGCGCTGCACAGCACGATCTCTTCGGTCTTGAGACCGGCTTCCTTCGCCTGCTTCTGCACCCAGTTGCGCACTTTGTTCCAGTTCGTCACTTTCGGCAGCAGGTCGATTTTGTTGACCGCGAGAATAACCGGATTGCTGCCGACAAAGCGCTGCAGTCCGGTAATGATGCTGCCGTCAAAGTCGAACAGGTCCACGATGTGGATCACCAGCGCCTTGCGGTCGCCGATCTGGCTGAGCATGCGCAGGAACTCGTCCTGGTTGACCGCAACCGAAGCCACTTCGTTGTAATTTTTGATCCGGAAGCAGCGGCGGCAGATCTGCGCGCCTTCTTCCTTCAACTGCGGAATATAGCCCAGTCCCGCCGGGTCTTCCGTTTGAAGCGCGGCTCCGCATCCGCTGCAGCGGACGACGGCCGAGCCTTCGAGTCTTTCCGTCATTTCTTCTTTTCCTCCTCGAGCCATTTGCCCATTTTGCGCAGGCGTCCGATCGCGACGCGTTCGACCCTGCGGTTGAACCGGGTGCGCCAGCCTTCGTCGCCGATCGCGATCGGCAGCACCAATACGGTGTACAGGCCCAGCCGGTTGCCGCCGAGCACGTCGGTAAGCAGCTGGTCGCCGACGACGATCGTCTGCTTCTCGCTGAGCTTCATCAGCTCCATCGCTTTGCGAAACGGAGCATGGGACGGCTTGCGGGCCGCATGCACGAAACGAATATCGAGCGGCGTAGCGAATACGGACACGCGGTTCATATTATTGTTGGATACGATCACCAGTTGAAAACCGAGCTCTTTCACTTTCGCAAACCAGGCGATCAGTTCGGGCGTGGCGTTCGGGGCTTTGGCGCCGACCAGCGTGTTGTCCAGGTCGGTCACGATGCCGCGATAGCCGCGCTTATACAAATCTTCCAGGTCGATATCGAATACCGTATCGACTTGAAGCTTGGGCAGCAGTGTTTGAAACAACGTCTTGTCACCTCTTCGAAAGACTCCACCCCCGCACGGCAGCGAGGCTTCGTTCGGGGATAGCCTTTTTAGTCTTTAAGTTCAAACTATATCACAGCGAACGCTTCGCGTCAGCTATTGGATTGAGGCAGCGGCGGCGTAACCGGATAGTACCCTTTCCAGTTCTTCTTGAGCTCCGACGTCAGGCGCTGCATTTCGGCCCATTCGTCGTCCGTAATCCGCTCGGGGCTGTACCGGGCTTTCTCGAACAGGGCCAGGATCGGCGCCGTGACGGCTTCCGCCCCGGTCACTTTGCGTTCCCAGCGCGCAAGCGATTCGCGCAGCGTCTCGTGTTGTTCGCGCTTCATGCCTTTGCGGCCGAGGAAGCGCAGGAAACGTTCCATTTCCAGCACGATTTTCTGATCGGACGTCAGCGGGCCGCCCATGCGCAGGCCCATCACGAAGAAGTAGATCGAACGGCGGCGTACCCAGAGCAGGAACGCGCCCCAGGCGGCAACGATAACCGCAGCGGCCGTCACGATGATCGGTACGAGCGGCGAATCGGAATCCGTCGGCGCGGCCGCATCGGCCGGCAGCACTTCTTCTTCCTCTTCTTCCGGCTGCTGTTCCGGCTCTTCCACCGGATCGGGTTGATCCGGCGCGGCCGAGTCTTGCAGCAGCGGCATGCTGAAGCCTCTGGTCGCTTCGACCGGCACCCAGCCGTAATCGCCGAAATACACTTCCGCCCACGAATGGGCGTTGGCGTTCGTGACTTCATACTCGGCGCTGTTCTCGCTGAAGCGCTCGGGAATCTCGCCCGTCGAATTGCCGGGCGCATAGCCTTTGACCCAGCGGGCCGGAATCCCCTGCGAACGGGCCATCATGACCATCGCGGTCGAGAAATAATCGCAGTAGCCTTCTTTGATATCGAACAGGAATCCTTCGACGAAGTCGTCGCTTTGGCGGCGCGACAGCGTCGGGTTGTTCGTATACAGGTAGTTTTGCTGCAAATGCTGCTGCAGCAAATACACTTTCTCGTACGGCGTCTTGCCCGAAGAGGTCACTTCCGAAGCGAGATCCGTGACGCGCTGCGGGAATCCGCGCGGAACCTGCACGTAACGCGGATCGACGCCGTCCGGATACAGCTGGGTATAAGTCGCCTTCTGCAGGGCGTCTACCGGCACGATCGGCACTTCCGACGTGATCGTATACGTCTTCGGATAGATCGTCGCGCCGCGGCCGGCGCGCTCCTGCCAATGCAGCTCGCCCTGTTCGGGCTTCCACTGCATGCGCGATTCGCCGTTTTCGATATCGACGTTCTCCACCCGGTTGATGGAATACGCCCCGAACAGAACGGGATACGTCGAATCGGACTGCATGGTAACGCGCTGGCGCACGGTCTGGGTCGGCGTCAGCGGCGCTTCTTCTTCCGCTTCGAGTTCGCGGTCGCGGGCCACTTCGTCGAGCGATCCCCAACCGCTGTCGGCATCCCAGCCGCTGCCGGTATACGTCATGCGCGTCTCGCCGCGCCAGTAGCTGCGCTCCGTCGATTCGATAGTCATGACC
This genomic window contains:
- the yqeK gene encoding bis(5'-nucleosyl)-tetraphosphatase (symmetrical) YqeK, producing MRYTRQELIDRVSAQMPARRWQHTLGVMHSAIELAERYGADPARAELAAIIHDVAKYWPVQRQSAVIAENGMNADLLNYDAPMWHSEVGAYVAEHEYGIEDREVIDAIRYHTSGREGMTLLDKVVCLADYIEPGRDFPGVELIREKARLSLEEGLVAGFDSTLRVLVERGQTIFPTTVLARNDLIRQLAQRESARQNKPVSEKKGG
- a CDS encoding nicotinate-nucleotide adenylyltransferase, which gives rise to MKIGIMGGTFDPIHIGHLVAAETAREALGLDEVWFMPSHIPPHKAEAGFSGEERLHMVELAIGTQPAFRTLDIELRRGGVSYSADTMGELVAKYPHASFHFIVGTDMVNYLPKWERIEKLALLTRFAAVGRAGYKLDTSGLDALVAERIDHVDMPQLEISSTEIRDRLKKGVSARYLVPDNVYDYLRRSDAHAVHAPGTD
- the yhbY gene encoding ribosome assembly RNA-binding protein YhbY, translating into MLTGKQKRYLRSEAHHLNAIFQIGKGGFNDQLVRHINEAIETRELLKITVLKNCDEEPKELGSKLAEAAEAELVQVIGRTIVLYKESKENKQIVLP
- a CDS encoding shikimate dehydrogenase, with amino-acid sequence MNRQRALKLGVIGDPIAHSKSPAMHNAALRELGLEGEYAAIHVTPQRLGDMIRSVREDGYRGINVTIPHKENVMPYLDELGEDARRIGAVNTIVNENGRLIGRNTDGIGYVRSLKEEAAAELTGRRIVVIGAGGAARGIVHALAAEAPDRITLLNRTTQRAEELAREWSDLIDLVALPADRAAQALESADLVINTTSVGMHPHVDGLPLDPALLRGTEIVSDLIYNPLETRLLRLARERGCRTHGGLGMFVYQGAYALEYWTGVPAPVSAMRRAVLASMEI
- the yqeH gene encoding ribosome biogenesis GTPase YqeH, translated to MTERLEGSAVVRCSGCGAALQTEDPAGLGYIPQLKEEGAQICRRCFRIKNYNEVASVAVNQDEFLRMLSQIGDRKALVIHIVDLFDFDGSIITGLQRFVGSNPVILAVNKIDLLPKVTNWNKVRNWVQKQAKEAGLKTEEIVLCSAKKNLGFDRLLQEVADRRGDRDVYVVGATNVGKSTLINRLITDYSDLDEELTTSRYPGTTLDMVNIPLDDGKYIVDTPGIVYPSRYTELVTPGDMVKIMPEKPLKPAVYQLNEGQTLFIGGLARFDFVEGERQSFTFYTSGALKLHRTKLGRADELYADHLGELLTPPSLESGQNIPAWTRHEFRIPKGGAQDLFISGLGWIKANGESGAKAAVHAPKGVKVIMRGSLV
- a CDS encoding YqeG family HAD IIIA-type phosphatase, producing MFQTLLPKLQVDTVFDIDLEDLYKRGYRGIVTDLDNTLVGAKAPNATPELIAWFAKVKELGFQLVIVSNNNMNRVSVFATPLDIRFVHAARKPSHAPFRKAMELMKLSEKQTIVVGDQLLTDVLGGNRLGLYTVLVLPIAIGDEGWRTRFNRRVERVAIGRLRKMGKWLEEEKKK
- a CDS encoding transglutaminase TgpA family protein; this translates as MKKWAESFKSSWYTAVAAVWLMIFALQWLTYTRTLWFDETNALVLAVLATVAVIHVLLPNVSWFRLGLKAIAFVVVMYSVLRRYGVFEPTGTLASRAEQFSAAMFPYVWFALIAWLLFEFCIRAVNSQRRILIFAFLNIVPMAALDSFTVVSLWKQVAWIVFATMGWLVCDHFRRFQTRFPRGWTAIRRNPFKLLINTAVVFSLVILAGINMPFVQPILTDPYTAWRQIQGTSTTAFNGNGLLQNQASSSGYSREDGQLGGGFNFDYTPVMTIESTERSYWRGETRMTYTGSGWDADSGWGSLDEVARDRELEAEEEAPLTPTQTVRQRVTMQSDSTYPVLFGAYSINRVENVDIENGESRMQWKPEQGELHWQERAGRGATIYPKTYTITSEVPIVPVDALQKATYTQLYPDGVDPRYVQVPRGFPQRVTDLASEVTSSGKTPYEKVYLLQQHLQQNYLYTNNPTLSRRQSDDFVEGFLFDIKEGYCDYFSTAMVMMARSQGIPARWVKGYAPGNSTGEIPERFSENSAEYEVTNANAHSWAEVYFGDYGWVPVEATRGFSMPLLQDSAAPDQPDPVEEPEQQPEEEEEEVLPADAAAPTDSDSPLVPIIVTAAAVIVAAWGAFLLWVRRRSIYFFVMGLRMGGPLTSDQKIVLEMERFLRFLGRKGMKREQHETLRESLARWERKVTGAEAVTAPILALFEKARYSPERITDDEWAEMQRLTSELKKNWKGYYPVTPPLPQSNS